In Vibrio sp. 10N, the following proteins share a genomic window:
- the murD gene encoding UDP-N-acetylmuramoyl-L-alanine--D-glutamate ligase gives MERWQDIQQVVVVGLGITGLSVVNHLRKYHPTLTIQVMDSRDNPPGAEQLPEGVALHTGSFEADWLMQADLVVCNPGIALATPEISAAMANGVPVIGDIELFAWANDKPVIAVTGSNGKSTVTDLTGEMAKAAGLNVGVGGNIGVPALDLLELDADLYVLELSSFQLETTSSLNTKVSTFLNLSEDHMDRYEGMADYAEAKRRIFLHAEHVLVNRDEPETYPTESSLALSTFGFDAKQFGMQVFGGRTWLMDGDEKIVAADELSIVGQHNWSNALVACALLKLANVDYRTALECLKSYRGLTHRCQVVAEQSGVKWVNDSKATNVASTLAALSGLTLQGTLYLLVGGVGKGADFSELATPLSTLNVELCCFGRDGQEFQPLHDSARYFASMDDILAEITPRLKQGDMVMLSPACASFDQFANFMARGDHFTELALRFSAQVS, from the coding sequence ATGGAACGTTGGCAAGACATTCAGCAAGTGGTCGTCGTAGGGCTCGGTATTACCGGGCTCTCCGTCGTTAATCACCTTCGTAAATATCATCCTACATTGACCATCCAAGTAATGGACAGTCGAGATAACCCGCCTGGCGCAGAGCAATTGCCAGAGGGTGTTGCCCTACATACTGGCAGTTTTGAAGCCGATTGGTTGATGCAGGCTGATTTAGTGGTGTGTAACCCTGGTATCGCACTAGCGACGCCAGAAATTAGCGCAGCCATGGCAAACGGCGTGCCTGTCATTGGCGATATTGAGTTGTTTGCTTGGGCTAATGATAAACCGGTGATCGCGGTTACCGGCTCAAACGGCAAAAGCACTGTCACGGACTTGACGGGTGAGATGGCTAAGGCAGCTGGGCTGAATGTCGGAGTGGGCGGTAACATTGGTGTCCCAGCCCTCGATTTACTCGAGCTTGATGCCGATCTCTATGTGCTTGAACTATCCAGCTTCCAACTGGAAACGACGTCGTCGCTAAACACTAAAGTCTCGACGTTTTTGAATCTTTCAGAAGACCATATGGATCGCTACGAAGGTATGGCGGATTATGCCGAAGCCAAGCGTAGGATTTTCTTACATGCTGAGCATGTGTTGGTAAATCGCGACGAGCCAGAGACTTATCCCACCGAGTCTTCCTTAGCACTATCAACATTTGGTTTTGATGCTAAGCAGTTTGGCATGCAGGTGTTTGGTGGACGTACTTGGTTGATGGATGGCGATGAAAAAATCGTTGCCGCCGATGAACTGAGTATTGTTGGCCAGCATAACTGGTCAAATGCTTTGGTCGCTTGTGCGCTGCTTAAACTAGCAAATGTTGATTATCGCACCGCATTAGAGTGCTTAAAATCTTATCGAGGATTAACCCATCGCTGCCAAGTGGTGGCCGAGCAATCGGGCGTTAAATGGGTTAATGACTCAAAAGCCACTAATGTAGCAAGTACGCTTGCAGCCTTGTCTGGTTTAACACTCCAAGGCACGTTGTACTTGCTTGTTGGCGGAGTTGGTAAAGGCGCGGATTTTTCTGAGCTTGCTACGCCGCTTAGTACGTTGAATGTGGAACTGTGCTGTTTTGGCCGTGATGGACAGGAATTCCAGCCGCTTCACGATAGTGCGCGTTACTTTGCATCAATGGACGATATTTTGGCTGAGATCACGCCACGATTGAAGCAAGGTGATATGGTCATGTTGTCGCCAGCGTGCGCCAGTTTTGATCAGTTTGCCAACTTTATGGCTCGAGGCGATCACTTCACCGAGCTGGCACTGCGTTTTTCAGCGCAAGTTAGTTAA
- the ftsA gene encoding cell division protein FtsA: MTKTTDDNIIVGLDIGTATVSALVGEVLPDGQVNIIGAGSSPSRGMDKGGVNDLESVVKSVQRAVDQAELMAECQISSVFISLSGKHIASRIEKGMGTISEEEVSQDDMDRAIHTAKSIKIGDEQRILHVIPQEFTIDYQEGIKNPLGLSGVRMEVSVHLISCHNDMARNIIKAVERCGLKVEQLVFSGLASSNAVITEDERELGVCVVDIGAGTMDISIWTGGALRHTEVFSYAGNAVTSDIAFAFGTPLSDAEEIKVKYGCALSELVSKDDTVNVPSVGGRPSRSLQRQTLAEVIEPRYTELMGLVNQTIDNVQAKLRESGVKHHLAAGVVLTGGAAQIEGVVECAERVFRNQVRVGKPLEVSGLTDYVKEPYHSTAVGLLHYARDSQINDDNDYNEPKRQSVSTIFGKLRNWIQKEF, translated from the coding sequence ATGACGAAGACCACGGATGACAATATTATTGTCGGTCTTGATATTGGCACTGCGACCGTATCTGCGTTAGTCGGCGAAGTTCTGCCGGATGGGCAGGTAAATATCATTGGTGCAGGTTCTAGTCCTTCTCGTGGAATGGACAAAGGTGGCGTAAACGACCTTGAGTCAGTGGTTAAATCCGTGCAACGTGCTGTCGATCAGGCTGAGCTGATGGCGGAATGTCAGATCAGCAGCGTGTTTATCTCTCTTTCTGGTAAGCATATTGCGAGTCGAATTGAAAAAGGCATGGGAACCATTTCTGAGGAAGAGGTGTCACAAGATGATATGGATAGGGCGATTCATACCGCTAAATCCATAAAAATTGGTGATGAACAGCGCATTCTTCATGTGATTCCTCAGGAGTTTACCATAGACTATCAAGAGGGTATTAAAAACCCGCTTGGATTGTCTGGGGTTCGAATGGAAGTCAGCGTTCATTTGATTTCTTGTCATAACGATATGGCAAGAAATATCATTAAAGCGGTAGAACGCTGTGGACTTAAAGTCGAACAGCTGGTTTTCTCTGGCCTAGCATCGAGTAATGCTGTGATCACCGAAGACGAGCGCGAGCTTGGTGTTTGTGTGGTCGACATTGGCGCTGGCACTATGGATATCTCCATCTGGACAGGCGGAGCATTGAGACACACAGAAGTGTTCTCCTATGCTGGCAATGCGGTAACCAGTGATATCGCTTTTGCTTTTGGTACACCTTTGAGTGATGCCGAAGAGATAAAAGTGAAGTATGGCTGTGCATTGAGTGAGCTGGTGAGTAAAGACGATACAGTAAACGTTCCAAGCGTTGGCGGTCGTCCATCACGCAGCTTGCAGCGTCAAACCTTGGCAGAAGTGATAGAACCGCGCTATACAGAATTAATGGGACTTGTTAATCAAACCATTGATAATGTTCAAGCGAAACTCAGAGAGAGCGGTGTGAAGCACCACCTCGCAGCAGGCGTCGTCTTGACCGGCGGTGCAGCACAAATTGAAGGGGTTGTGGAGTGCGCTGAGCGTGTATTCCGTAACCAGGTTCGTGTAGGCAAGCCTCTAGAGGTGAGTGGCCTTACGGACTATGTAAAAGAGCCGTATCATTCTACGGCCGTTGGATTACTTCATTACGCAAGAGACAGTCAGATTAATGACGACAATGATTATAACGAACCAAAGCGTCAATCGGTGTCGACAATCTTTGGTAAGTTGCGTAATTGGATACAAAAAGAGTTTTAA
- the lpxC gene encoding UDP-3-O-acyl-N-acetylglucosamine deacetylase: MIRQRTLKEIVTTVGVGLHSGRKVTLTLRPAAANTGVVYRRTDVNPPVDFPADPLSVRDTMLCTALVNDEGIRISTVEHLNAALAGMGIDNIIVEVDAPEIPIMDGSASPFVYLLQQAGIEAQNAPKRFIRIKKPVRFEDGDKWAELRPYNGFRMDFEIEFNHPAIDADEQHLVFDFSSQGFVKEISRARTFGFMRDIEYLQSQNLVLGGSFDNAIVLDDYRILNEEGLRFENEFVTHKVLDAIGDLYMAGHAIIGEFAAYKSGHGLNNQLLRAVLADQEAWEWATFEEQAGSPVAFAEPSMVLA; the protein is encoded by the coding sequence ATGATCAGACAACGTACGCTTAAAGAAATAGTGACTACTGTAGGAGTGGGTCTTCACTCTGGCCGTAAAGTAACACTAACTTTGCGTCCTGCGGCTGCGAATACTGGTGTTGTATACCGTCGTACTGACGTGAATCCGCCTGTGGATTTCCCTGCGGATCCTCTTTCTGTGCGTGACACTATGTTGTGTACTGCGCTTGTTAACGATGAAGGCATCCGTATTTCTACGGTTGAGCACCTAAATGCGGCTCTGGCTGGCATGGGTATCGATAACATTATCGTTGAGGTTGATGCACCTGAGATCCCAATCATGGATGGTAGCGCAAGCCCATTCGTATACCTGCTACAACAAGCGGGCATTGAGGCTCAAAATGCACCAAAACGTTTCATTCGTATTAAGAAACCGGTTCGCTTTGAAGATGGCGACAAGTGGGCGGAACTGCGTCCTTACAACGGTTTTAGAATGGACTTTGAGATTGAGTTCAATCACCCGGCGATCGATGCTGATGAGCAGCACCTAGTATTCGATTTCTCATCGCAAGGTTTCGTGAAAGAGATTTCGCGTGCACGTACTTTCGGTTTCATGCGTGATATCGAGTACTTGCAGTCTCAAAACCTAGTGCTGGGTGGTAGCTTTGATAACGCTATCGTTTTGGACGACTACCGTATCCTGAACGAAGAAGGTCTACGTTTCGAAAACGAATTCGTGACACACAAAGTTCTCGATGCTATTGGTGATTTGTACATGGCTGGTCACGCTATTATTGGTGAGTTTGCCGCTTACAAATCAGGCCACGGTTTGAATAACCAACTGCTTCGTGCAGTACTGGCTGACCAAGAAGCATGGGAATGGGCAACCTTCGAAGAGCAAGCTGGCTCTCCTGTAGCATTTGCAGAACCAAGCATGGTATTGGCATAA
- the murC gene encoding UDP-N-acetylmuramate--L-alanine ligase, whose amino-acid sequence MTQQQTPDLAQIRALIPEMRRVKCIHFVGIGGAGMSGIAEVLLNEGYQITGSDIAENAVTARLEQKGATIFIGHAASNIDLASVVVVSTAIDPENPELVAAKELRIPVVRRAEMLAELMRFRHGIAVAGTHGKTTTTALVTQIYSEAGMDPTFVNGGLVKSAGTNARLGSSRILIAEADESDASFLHLQPMVSIVTNIEADHMDTYGGDFDTLKQTFIDFLHNLPFYGQAVMCVDDPVVRELIPSVSRQVITYGFSEDADVRIENYRQEGQQGKFTVVRKDRDNLEITLNIPGKHNALNASAAIAVATEDNISDEAIVKAMLGTEGTGRRFEHLGEFDTGNGSVMLVDDYGHHPTEVDVTIKAARNGWEDKRLVMVFQPHRYSRTRDLYDDFANVLEQVDVLVMLDVYSAGEAPIAGADGRSLCRTIRTRGKLDPVFVPEMSGLPSVLSNLLQDGDLVLTQGAGDIGKVAKQLEKMKLDIEVMKNS is encoded by the coding sequence ATGACACAGCAACAAACTCCAGACTTAGCACAGATCCGTGCCCTGATACCTGAAATGAGACGAGTGAAGTGTATTCACTTTGTAGGTATTGGTGGTGCAGGTATGAGTGGCATCGCAGAGGTGCTGCTGAACGAGGGTTATCAAATTACCGGTTCTGATATTGCTGAAAATGCTGTGACTGCACGTCTTGAGCAGAAAGGGGCGACTATCTTCATTGGCCATGCAGCGAGTAATATCGATCTTGCTAGTGTGGTCGTGGTCTCTACCGCGATTGACCCAGAGAATCCAGAGCTTGTGGCGGCGAAAGAGCTGCGCATTCCGGTTGTACGCCGCGCAGAAATGCTGGCTGAACTGATGCGTTTTAGACATGGTATTGCGGTTGCGGGAACGCACGGTAAAACCACGACCACAGCGTTGGTTACGCAAATCTATTCAGAAGCAGGCATGGATCCTACCTTTGTAAATGGCGGCCTGGTAAAAAGTGCGGGTACCAATGCGCGTTTGGGCTCAAGCCGTATTCTGATTGCTGAGGCTGATGAAAGTGATGCGTCTTTCCTACACCTTCAGCCAATGGTTAGTATTGTGACCAATATTGAAGCAGACCATATGGATACTTATGGTGGTGACTTCGACACTCTAAAGCAAACCTTTATCGACTTCTTACACAACTTGCCGTTCTATGGACAGGCTGTGATGTGCGTTGATGATCCTGTGGTTCGTGAGCTGATTCCAAGTGTTAGTCGTCAAGTGATTACTTACGGTTTCTCTGAAGATGCGGACGTACGTATTGAGAATTATCGTCAAGAAGGTCAGCAAGGTAAGTTCACCGTTGTCAGAAAAGACCGAGATAACCTTGAGATTACCCTGAATATTCCAGGCAAACACAATGCTCTGAATGCATCAGCTGCTATTGCCGTCGCGACTGAAGATAATATCAGTGACGAGGCGATTGTTAAGGCGATGCTTGGTACTGAAGGCACGGGTCGTCGCTTCGAACACTTAGGTGAGTTTGACACCGGTAATGGAAGTGTCATGCTGGTCGACGATTATGGTCATCACCCAACTGAAGTGGACGTGACCATTAAAGCGGCACGCAACGGTTGGGAAGATAAGCGTTTGGTCATGGTGTTCCAGCCACATCGCTACAGTCGTACCCGTGATCTTTATGATGATTTTGCCAATGTACTTGAACAAGTTGATGTCTTGGTGATGCTAGATGTCTATTCGGCTGGTGAAGCGCCAATTGCGGGTGCAGATGGTCGTTCATTGTGCAGAACCATTCGTACGCGTGGTAAACTGGATCCGGTTTTTGTCCCAGAAATGAGTGGTTTACCATCAGTTTTATCCAATCTTTTGCAAGACGGCGACCTCGTCTTGACGCAAGGGGCGGGTGATATTGGTAAAGTAGCCAAGCAGCTTGAGAAGATGAAGCTAGACATCGAAGTGATGAAAAACAGCTAG
- the ftsW gene encoding cell division protein FtsW, with protein sequence MFHQIRQRTMGWMTHSAPDTLYDRQLVWLAFGLMVTGLVMVTSASFPISSRLTDQPFHFMFRHAIFLVLALGTSAVVLQIPIAKWFKYSTYLLAISIFLLIVVLVVGKSVNGASRWIPLGLFNLQPAEVAKLSLFIFMSGYLVRKQDEVRQSFFGGFIKPIMVFTTFAILLLGQPDLGTVVVMLVTLFGMLFIAGAKLSQFIALFVAGVSAVIALILVEPYRVRRVTSFLDPWEDPFGSGYQLTQSLMAFGRGNLMGQGLGNSVQKLEYLPEAHTDFVFAVLAEELGFVGVVLVLMLVFALVIKSLYIGKRAFEKQQFFGGYLCFAIGIWFAFQTLVNVGAAAGMVPTKGLTLPLISYGGSSLIIMSVAVSILLRVDHECRLLPDAEPAQNSEPPRKDSENKESQTDKKQKQDDEK encoded by the coding sequence ATGTTTCATCAAATTCGACAACGCACCATGGGATGGATGACCCACAGTGCTCCAGATACGCTTTATGACCGACAACTGGTTTGGTTGGCGTTTGGGTTGATGGTGACGGGACTGGTGATGGTAACTTCAGCCTCGTTTCCTATCAGTTCTCGACTGACGGATCAGCCGTTCCACTTTATGTTTCGCCACGCTATTTTTTTAGTGTTGGCGCTTGGCACGTCTGCTGTAGTGCTGCAAATACCGATCGCTAAGTGGTTTAAGTACAGTACCTATTTGCTAGCGATATCGATTTTCTTACTGATCGTTGTACTTGTTGTCGGCAAGTCGGTTAACGGGGCATCACGTTGGATCCCGCTTGGGCTGTTTAACCTTCAGCCAGCGGAGGTAGCCAAACTGTCGCTGTTCATCTTTATGTCCGGCTATTTAGTCAGAAAGCAAGACGAAGTGCGGCAGTCGTTTTTTGGCGGGTTTATTAAACCGATCATGGTATTTACCACCTTTGCCATTCTACTATTGGGTCAGCCGGACTTAGGAACCGTGGTGGTGATGCTGGTGACACTGTTTGGTATGCTGTTTATCGCCGGTGCTAAGCTGTCACAGTTTATTGCGTTATTCGTTGCCGGCGTCAGTGCGGTTATCGCATTGATTTTGGTTGAGCCGTATCGTGTCAGGCGTGTCACCTCGTTCTTAGACCCTTGGGAAGACCCCTTCGGTAGTGGTTATCAGCTCACTCAGTCACTTATGGCGTTTGGTCGCGGTAATTTGATGGGGCAAGGCCTGGGAAACTCAGTGCAAAAACTGGAATACTTGCCTGAGGCGCATACCGACTTTGTTTTTGCCGTGCTAGCCGAAGAGCTCGGGTTTGTTGGTGTTGTATTAGTATTGATGCTGGTGTTTGCGCTGGTTATCAAGTCGCTGTATATCGGTAAGCGCGCATTTGAAAAACAGCAGTTTTTTGGTGGTTACCTCTGCTTTGCGATTGGTATTTGGTTTGCGTTTCAAACGTTGGTCAATGTGGGAGCTGCAGCGGGTATGGTACCGACTAAAGGCTTAACCTTGCCGCTGATCAGTTATGGTGGCTCCAGTTTGATTATTATGTCAGTCGCCGTGTCGATATTGCTTCGCGTCGATCATGAATGTCGACTACTACCGGACGCTGAGCCTGCTCAGAACAGTGAACCACCACGCAAAGACTCAGAGAACAAAGAGTCACAAACAGATAAGAAACAGAAACAAGATGACGAAAAATAA
- a CDS encoding cell division protein FtsQ/DivIB: MTETSDSSVERTRRASLFSQHGIGAIFLFAVIAVIGSTLYSTISWMWDDQRLPLSKIVLQGDLTHVSAKDVQHAFANLEHIGTFMSQDIDVLQRSVEQIPWVSQASVRKQWPDTVKVFLTEYQASAIWNGIDMLDIHGVVFSGDVSVIEEQKVKLYGPMGTERFVLDTYRDSNAKLASLGLAISSLVLNERRAWQVILDNGIRLELGKDALDERLQRFISLYRELGDKVSQISYIDLRYDTGAAVGWFPAEMMAESAQAESAG, translated from the coding sequence TTGACTGAAACTTCAGACAGCAGTGTAGAGCGAACGCGTCGAGCTTCCTTGTTTTCACAACACGGGATCGGGGCGATTTTTTTATTTGCAGTGATCGCAGTCATCGGTTCAACACTTTATTCCACCATTAGCTGGATGTGGGACGACCAGCGCCTTCCATTATCTAAGATAGTGCTACAGGGTGATCTAACTCATGTGAGCGCTAAAGATGTCCAACACGCCTTTGCGAATTTGGAACATATCGGGACATTTATGTCTCAAGACATTGATGTACTTCAGCGAAGTGTCGAGCAAATCCCATGGGTATCGCAAGCATCGGTACGTAAACAGTGGCCAGACACCGTGAAGGTGTTTTTGACCGAGTACCAGGCTAGCGCGATTTGGAATGGCATCGATATGCTTGATATCCACGGAGTGGTGTTCAGCGGTGATGTTTCTGTGATTGAAGAGCAGAAAGTGAAGCTATATGGTCCGATGGGCACTGAACGCTTTGTGTTGGATACTTATCGTGACAGCAATGCCAAGCTAGCAAGTTTAGGGCTAGCGATATCTTCACTAGTGTTGAATGAACGTCGTGCATGGCAAGTGATCCTCGATAATGGGATCCGTTTAGAGCTAGGCAAAGATGCACTTGATGAGCGCTTACAGCGTTTTATCTCTCTGTATCGCGAACTGGGTGACAAGGTATCTCAAATCAGTTACATCGATTTGCGATACGACACAGGCGCAGCCGTTGGTTGGTTCCCTGCAGAAATGATGGCAGAAAGCGCTCAAGCGGAGTCTGCGGGATAA
- the murG gene encoding undecaprenyldiphospho-muramoylpentapeptide beta-N-acetylglucosaminyltransferase has product MTKNKRLMVMAGGTGGHVFPGLAVAKRLQEQGWEIRWLGTADRMEADLVPKHGIEIDFIKVKGLRGQGIAKLIKAPFQIISAIFQARQHLKRWQPDAVLGMGGYVSGPGGVAAWTMGIPVVLHEQNGVAGLTNQWLSKIAKKVFQAFPGAFADAEVVGNPVRQDLLDIDAPEARLNGRDGDIRILVMGGSQGARILNHTLPPVMAALGEGYTIRHQAGKGSQQEVAELYSQHQVDKAQVTEFIDDVAAAYQWADLVVCRSGALTVSELAAAGVGAIFIPFMHKDRQQALNGDHLVDCQAAYMIEQPQLSVEKLTEQIRSLDRAQLKTLAINARQAAKLDADTRVAKEIIELTK; this is encoded by the coding sequence ATGACGAAAAATAAACGTTTAATGGTGATGGCTGGTGGTACTGGTGGTCACGTATTTCCAGGGTTGGCAGTTGCAAAGCGCTTGCAAGAGCAAGGTTGGGAGATCCGCTGGCTCGGAACCGCAGACCGAATGGAAGCAGACTTAGTGCCAAAGCATGGTATTGAGATTGATTTTATTAAAGTGAAGGGCTTGCGTGGGCAAGGTATTGCCAAGCTGATTAAAGCGCCGTTTCAAATCATTAGTGCTATTTTTCAAGCTCGCCAACATTTAAAACGCTGGCAACCTGATGCGGTACTTGGCATGGGCGGGTACGTCAGTGGACCAGGGGGCGTTGCTGCTTGGACTATGGGCATACCTGTTGTTTTGCATGAACAAAATGGTGTCGCGGGACTCACTAACCAGTGGCTGTCTAAAATTGCCAAAAAGGTGTTTCAAGCCTTTCCGGGTGCTTTTGCCGATGCCGAAGTGGTCGGCAATCCAGTACGTCAAGATTTGCTGGACATAGATGCGCCAGAAGCAAGGCTCAACGGCCGCGATGGCGATATTCGCATTTTGGTGATGGGTGGTAGTCAAGGCGCACGTATTCTCAATCATACGTTGCCGCCAGTTATGGCTGCACTGGGTGAAGGCTATACTATTCGTCATCAAGCGGGTAAAGGCAGTCAGCAAGAAGTGGCTGAGCTTTATTCACAGCACCAAGTTGATAAAGCTCAGGTGACCGAATTTATTGATGATGTGGCTGCGGCGTATCAATGGGCCGATCTTGTGGTTTGCCGCTCGGGTGCACTGACGGTCTCTGAACTTGCTGCAGCAGGTGTAGGGGCTATCTTTATCCCATTTATGCACAAAGATCGTCAGCAAGCGCTCAATGGTGACCATTTGGTCGACTGCCAAGCGGCCTACATGATTGAACAGCCTCAACTGAGCGTAGAAAAGCTCACTGAGCAAATTCGCAGCCTAGACCGAGCACAGCTCAAAACGCTGGCTATCAATGCCCGACAAGCGGCTAAGCTCGATGCGGATACACGCGTCGCGAAAGAAATTATCGAATTAACAAAATAG
- the ftsZ gene encoding cell division protein FtsZ — protein sequence MFEPMMEMSDEAVIKVVGVGGGGGNAVEHMVRESIEGVDFISVNTDAQALRKTSINHVIQIGGDITKGLGAGANPQVGRDAALEDKERIKESITGADMVFIAAGMGGGTGTGAAPVIAEVAKELGILTVAVVTKPFSFEGKKRLLFAEQGIEELSKHVDSLITIPNEKLLKVLGRGVTLLEAFASANDVLKNAVQGIAELITRPGMINVDFADVRTVMSEMGHAMMGSGVAKGEDRAEEAAEMAISSPLLEDIDLAGARGVLVNITAGLDMRLDEFETVGNTVKAFASDNATVVIGTSLDPDMSDEIRVTVVATGIGNERKPDITLVAGGKTPVTTGQAPQPTQAPAAKVEDKVAQSLPVNDKEKVEVNTPNTASSAPVSSGNSSAAPKPEKESGYLDIPAFLRRQAD from the coding sequence ATGTTTGAACCGATGATGGAAATGTCTGACGAAGCTGTCATTAAAGTAGTGGGTGTAGGCGGTGGCGGTGGTAACGCTGTAGAACACATGGTACGTGAATCAATCGAAGGGGTTGATTTCATTAGTGTTAATACTGATGCTCAAGCATTACGCAAAACGAGCATCAACCACGTTATTCAAATTGGCGGCGATATCACAAAAGGCTTGGGTGCAGGTGCAAACCCTCAAGTTGGACGTGATGCAGCTCTTGAAGACAAAGAAAGAATTAAAGAAAGCATTACTGGTGCCGATATGGTGTTTATCGCAGCTGGTATGGGCGGCGGTACCGGAACCGGTGCAGCTCCAGTAATTGCTGAAGTGGCGAAAGAGCTAGGCATTCTTACTGTCGCGGTGGTGACTAAACCATTTAGCTTCGAAGGTAAAAAGCGTCTTCTATTCGCTGAGCAAGGTATCGAAGAGCTATCAAAGCACGTTGACTCTTTGATCACGATTCCAAACGAAAAGCTTCTTAAAGTACTCGGCCGTGGCGTTACGCTACTGGAAGCGTTTGCAAGCGCAAACGACGTACTGAAGAATGCGGTTCAAGGTATCGCAGAATTGATTACTCGCCCAGGCATGATTAACGTCGACTTTGCGGACGTACGTACCGTGATGTCAGAGATGGGTCATGCAATGATGGGTAGCGGTGTTGCTAAAGGTGAAGATCGTGCTGAAGAAGCGGCAGAGATGGCAATTTCTAGCCCACTTCTAGAAGACATCGATCTTGCAGGTGCACGTGGTGTGCTTGTGAACATCACCGCCGGTCTTGATATGCGTCTAGACGAATTCGAGACGGTTGGTAACACAGTGAAAGCCTTTGCGTCTGACAATGCAACGGTTGTTATCGGTACTTCTCTAGACCCAGACATGAGCGACGAAATTCGCGTGACTGTGGTTGCAACGGGTATCGGCAACGAACGTAAGCCAGATATTACGCTAGTCGCAGGCGGTAAAACGCCAGTGACTACAGGTCAAGCTCCACAGCCAACTCAAGCGCCAGCTGCAAAAGTAGAAGACAAGGTGGCACAATCTTTGCCTGTAAATGATAAGGAGAAGGTTGAGGTGAACACGCCGAATACTGCAAGCTCTGCACCTGTGTCGAGCGGCAATAGCAGCGCTGCACCTAAGCCTGAGAAGGAAAGTGGCTACTTAGACATTCCAGCATTTTTGCGTCGTCAGGCAGATTGA